A single region of the Brachypodium distachyon strain Bd21 chromosome 3, Brachypodium_distachyon_v3.0, whole genome shotgun sequence genome encodes:
- the LOC100834510 gene encoding leucine-rich repeat receptor-like protein kinase PEPR2, with protein MRAAAPAPARSLRSLASMSQFPLLLLLLFFLPLVTSAPPPPPNTSAAAGTGSTTAILLSFLAALPPAAQRFLLPTWLRTGVNHTSSPASKRHHHHHCAFLGVTCSAATTGEVSAVNLSGSGLSGALASSAPRLCALPALAALDLSRNSLTGPVPAALAACSALTELVLAFNLLSGTVPAELLSSRSLLRKLDLNTNALTGDIPPSPSMILEYLDLSANSFSGEIPPEFSALPRLTYLDLSNNNLSGPIPEFSAPCRLLYLSLFSNKLAGELPQSLANCVNLTVLYLPDNEISGEVPDFFAAMPNLQKLYLGDNAFTGELPASIGELVSLEELVVSNNWFTGSVPGAIGRCQSLTMLYLNGNRFTGSIPLFIGNLSQLQMFSAADNGFTGRIPPEVRNCRGLVDLELQNNSLSGTIPPEIAELSQLQKLYLFNNLLHGPVPPALWRLADMVELYLNNNSLSGEIHSEITHMRNLREITLYSNSFTGELPQDLGFNTTPGIVRVDLTGNRFHGAIPPGLCTGGQLAILDLGDNLFDGGFPSEIAKCQSLYRLKLNNNQISGSLPADLGTNRGLSYVDMSGNRLEGRIPAVIGSWSNLTMLDLSGNNLLGPIPGELGALSNLVTLRMSSNMLTGLIPHQLGNCKILVCLDLGNNLLNGSLPAEVTTLGSLQNLLLDRNNFTSAIPDSFTATQALLELQLGDNYFEGAIPHSLGNLQYLSKTLNISNNRLSSQIPSSLGNLQDLEVLDLSENSLYGPIPPQVSNMISLLVVNLSFNELSGQLPASWVKFAARSPEGFSGNPHLCVRSDIDAPCSSKKQSVKNRTSRNSWIIVALVLPTVVVLVAALFAIHYIVKMPGRLSAKRVSLRSLDSTEELPEDMTYEDILRATDNWSEKYVIGKGRHGTVYRTDCKLGKQWAVKTVDLSQCKFPIEMKILNTVKHRNIVRMAGYYIRGNVGLILYEYMPEGTLFELLHERKPQVALGWMARHQIALGVAQGLSYLHQDCVPMIVHRDVKSSNILMDVELVPKLTDFGMGKIVGDEDSDATVSVIVGTLGYIAPEHGYSTRLSEKSDVYSYGVVLLELLCRKMPVDSAFGDGVDIVTWMRSNLKQADHCSVMSCLDEEIVYWPEDEQAKALHLLDLAISCTEVACQLRPSMREVVNVLVRMDK; from the exons ATGCGTGCTGCGGCCCCTGCTCCTGCAAGAAGCCTCCGCTCCCTCGCTAGCATGTCGCAATTCCCcttgctcctgctcctcctatTCTTCCTCCCGCTGGTTacctccgcgccgcccccgcccccgaacacctccgctgccgctggcaccggctccaccacggccATCCTGCTCTCCTTCCTCGCGGCGCTCCCCCCAGCCGCCCagcgcttcctcctcccaaCATGGCTCCGCACCGGCGTCAACCACACCTCATCCCCCGCCTCCAaacgccaccaccaccaccactgcGCGTTCCTCGGCGTCACCTGCTCCGCTGCCACCACGGGCGAAGTCTCCGCCGTCAACCTCTCCGGCTCCGGTCTCTCCGGCGCCCTCGCCTCGTCCGCGCCGCGCCTGTGCGCGCTCCCGGCGCTGGCGGCGCTCGACCTCAGCCGGAACAGCCTCACGGGCCCGGTGCCCGCGGCGCTCGCCGCGTGCTCCGCGCTCACGGAGCTCGTCCTCGCCTTCAACCTCCTCTCCGGCACCGTCCCCGCGGAGCTCCTCTCCTCACGTAGTCTTCTCCGGAAGCTCGACCTCAACACCAACGCGCTCACGGGGGACATCCCTCCGTCCCCCTCGATGATTCTCGAGTACCTCGACCTCAGCGCCAACTCTTTCTCCGGCGAGATTCCCCCGGAATTCTCCGCTCTCCCGCGGCTCACTTACCTGGACCTCAGCAACAACAACCTCTCCGGCCCAATACCGGAGTTCTCAGCTCCTTGCCGGCTACTCTATCTCAGCCTCTTCTCCAACAagctcgccggcgagctcccacAGAGCCTCGCCAACTGCGTCAACCTCACCGTCCTTTATCTACCAGACAACGAAATCAGCGGCGAGGTGCCCGATTTCTTCGCCGCCATGCCAAATTTGCAGAAGCTCTACCTTGGCGACAACGCGTTCACCGGGGAATTGCCGGCGAGTATCGGTGAGCTTGTGAGCCTGGAAGAATTGGTGGTGTCGAACAATTGGTTCACAGGCTCTGTTCCTGGGGCAATTGGGCGGTGCCAATCCTTGACCATGCTCTACCTGAATGGAAACCGATTCACAGGCTCAATTCCTCTGTTTATTGGTAATTTGAGCCAACTGCAGATGTTCTCGGCCGCGGACAACGGCTTTACGGGGAGAATTCCACCGGAAGTTAGGAATTGCCGGGGACTGGTGGACCTTGAGCTGCAGAACAACAGCCTTTCTGGGACGATACCGCCGGAGATCGCGGAGCTCAGCCAACTGCAGAAGCTGTATCTATTTAACAACTTGCTCCATGGGCCTGTTCCCCCAGCGCTGTGGCGATTGGCTGACATGGTGGAGCTGTACCTCAACAACAACAGCCTGAGCGGTGAGATACATTCAGAGATCACTCACATGAGGAATCTAAGAGAGATCACCTTGTACAGCAACAGCTTCACCGGCGAGCTGCCACAAGACCTGGGGTTCAACACGACGCCGGGAATCGTACGTGTCGACCTCACTGGCAACCGCTTCCACGGCGCAATTCCGCCTGGCCTGTGCACAGGAGGCCAGCTTGCTATTCTTGATCTTGGAGACAACCTGTTTGATGGGGGTTTTCCCAGTGAGATAGCCAAATGCCAGTCTCTGTATAGGCTCAAACTGAACAACAACCAAATCAGTGGGAGTTTACCGGCAGATTTGGGCACGAATAGAGGGTTGTCGTACGTCGACATGAGTGGCAATCGTCTTGAAGGGAGGATACCAGCTGTAATTGGTTCATGGTCCAACCTCACCATGCTTGATCTTTCTGGTAACAATCTCCTGGGTCCGATACCTGGCGAACTTGGTGCTCTAAGTAATCTTGTAACCCTGCGAATGTCGTCAAACATGTTGACTGGATTGATACCACACCAGTTGGGAAATTGCAAAATACTTGTCTGCTTAGATCTTGGAAATAACCTTCTGAATGGAAGTTTACCAGCAGAGGTCACAACGCTTGGTAGCCTGCAGAATCTTCTACTCGACCGGAACAACTTCACCAGCGCAATACCAGATTCCTTTACTGCAACACAGGCACTCCTTGAGTTGCAACTTGGTGACAATTATTTTGAAGGAGCTATCCCACATAGTTTAGGTAATCTTCAGTACCTATCTAAAACTCTGAACATTAGCAACAACAGATTGAGCAGCCAAATCCCAAGCAGCCTTGGTAACCTTCAGGATCTGGAAGTGCTAGACTTGTCAGAGAACTCGTTGTACGGCCCAATACCGCCCCAGGTGAGCAACATGATCTCACTTCTGGTTGTGAACCTGTCATTCAATGAGCTCTCGGGTCAGCTGCCTGCTAGCTGGGTAAAGTTTGCAGCGCGGTCACCTGAAGGATTTTCGGGGAATCCTCACTTATGCGTACGGTCTGATATTGATGCACCTTGCTCCTCCAAGAAACAATCTGTCAAAAATAGAACCAGCAGAAACTCATGGATTATTGTGGCTTTGGTACTTCCAAcagttgttgttttagttgcTGCTCTGTTTGCAATACATTACATTGTGAAGATGCCTGGGCGCCTATCGGCCAAACGTGTCTCACTCCGTAGCCTGGACTCGACAGAGGAATTGCCCGAAGACATGACCTACGAAGACATCCTCCGGGCTACGGACAACTGGAGCGAGAAGTATGTCATTGGAAAAGGCCGGCACGGCACGGTCTACCGGACTGACTGCAAACTTGGCAAGCAGTGGGCAGTCAAGACAGTTGATCTGTCCCAGTGCAAATTCCCAATTGAGATGAAGATCCTGAACACGGTCAAGCACCGAAACATCGTCAGGATGGCTGGGTACTACATCCGTGGCAACGTCGGCCTAATCCTCTATGAGTATATGCCCGAGGGAACACTTTTTGAGCTATTACACGAAAGGAAGCCTCAGGTAGCCCTTGGTTGGATGGCTCGGCACCAGATAGCACTTGGTGTAGCGCAGGGCCTCTCCTATCTGCACCAAGATTGTGTGCCCATGATTGTGCATAGGGATGTGAAATCAAGCAACATACTGATGGACGTCGAGCTAGTACCCAAGCTCACGGACTTCGGCATGGGGAAGATCGTCGGCGATGAGGACTCAGATGCGACAGTGTCGGTCATTGTTGGCACCCTCGGCTACATTGCTCCAG AGCATGGATACTCAACAAGGTTGTCCGAGAAGAGCGACGTGTACAGCTACGGAGTCGTGCTGCTCGAGCTCCTGTGCAGGAAGATGCCTGTGGATTCTGCATTTGGAGATGGTGTGGACATCGTGACATGGATGAGATCAAACCTGAAGCAGGCAGATCATTGCAGCGTCATGAGCTGCCTAGATGAGGAGATCGTCTACTGGCCTGAAGATGAGCAGGCCAAAGCATTGCACTTGCTTGATCTGGCGATTTCCTGCACAGAGGTGGCTTGCCAGTTGAGGCCTTCCATGAGAGAGGTGGTGAATGTCTTGGTGAGAATGGACAAGTAA